The Terriglobia bacterium genome contains the following window.
GGCAAAGTGGCGGAGGCCTTCGGCATAGAGACGATTGATCGTGAGCATCATATGGGCGGCATCCATCGAGTGAACCAGGTGTGCGACGATGCCGTCCACCTGCTTCCTCACGTCGATCTTCCGTTTCTCATCGAAGATGTAGACCTTAAGCCGGTGATCCGCCGTAGCCAGATGAACCTCTTGCGGTTCGCGGTTTTCATGAAGTACGAGAAAACCGGCGGGAGTGACCCACATCATGCCGCGATTTGCCTTCGCGATAATGCCGGCCACTTCGCGAAGCCATTCCATGATGCGGCCCGCCTCGACCGCGACTTCGGGAATACACTCCACCAGTAACTTCGCCAGATACATCGCGCATTTCTTTGGATCCTTCAACGCTTTGATGGCGTCCTTATCGCATAAGTCTTCGTAAATCGTGTGGAGGGTCACGCCATACGGAGTCGTCATCGTTGCATTCTTGGCGAGGTCGCGACTCATGATGGCCAGTAGTTGCCGGGCGAGTTCGGCGTTCGGGCCATTACGCCTTACATCGGCCTCCATACGACCGCAGACCAGGTCGGATACCCACTGATAGATGTCTTCTGGTTTTTCAAAAGGCATTAATTGATCGCTGCGCCCTGTCGGGCTTGCATTCGCTCCGCTCATGAGATTCGTTGCGCGACCGCCGATCGGGTCCAACCCCATGGCGCTGAGATGCTGATAGCCGTTGCATGAGCCGTCCATGCTGATCGGCAGATGCGAGATCATGCTGGGACCTTCTTCTTTATAGCGTGCCCATTCAAGACATGCGGCCAGAAAGAGCCATGGGTGGTCGGCATCCGTCCAGAAACGATGCATCATCAACGGATTGGTTGCGAAGTCCAGGATCTCCTCTTCGTTTTCCCGAACCCAGGCGATAAGTTCCTTATGGGACACCTTCTTCCCCTTCCAATAACAATTGGCGAGGTGGATCGCCAGCCAGTACGCTCCGCGTTCGCCCAACGGCTTGCCGTCGGCATACTCGATCAGCGCCCGCCCGCCGTCGTCGGACTGTGGATTCATCAGTTTAGGCACAGGATAAGCGCGTCCGCGATGATCCACCTGCCATGGAAAATAGAATGACTCCTCAACGGACAGCCGAACCGACTGCGCAAAGCGGAACGCCATCGTTTGCTCCAGACCCTTCCGTTGGTCCTCTTTCTCCAGCCTGAAAAACGGGAGCCCTGCGATCCATGCGTCGCGCTGGAACCGGTAGATCGGCTGATTGATCCGGTAAGGCGTGTTTTGCATCGCGTTCACGGCCGCGTAGACCTGCGACAGGTCCGCCTTCTCGAGACGTTTTTGCGCTTTTTTGCCCAGCTGACGCTTGCAAAATGTCATCGGAATCGACAGGTAGCCGCCTTTGGAAAGCGACGTCCATGGTTCGGGCTCCACGATCATCGGCACATAGATCGGATCGAACAGATCCAACGCCTCCGGCGTCTGTTCGGCGATCCAGGTTTCGGCAG
Protein-coding sequences here:
- a CDS encoding DNA-directed RNA polymerase yields the protein EYQDATDTRPYRNLLGIVLTLLADAIRAEQEILKTSKKTLPAWGLALLSLSAEQLALITIGTLFNMITRSELETCLPPRLTPITYEIGQLCRIERFSDLANHRAVDVAELLIGRNRSRNAAKRAAAWAALVDDEDDWAHNLRAYKLGAKLISLALRYAVFEGQPIFEYKEDQGGFGQDFRTPHRIGMTDAAETWIAEQTPEALDLFDPIYVPMIVEPEPWTSLSKGGYLSIPMTFCKRQLGKKAQKRLEKADLSQVYAAVNAMQNTPYRINQPIYRFQRDAWIAGLPFFRLEKEDQRKGLEQTMAFRFAQSVRLSVEESFYFPWQVDHRGRAYPVPKLMNPQSDDGGRALIEYADGKPLGERGAYWLAIHLANCYWKGKKVSHKELIAWVRENEEEILDFATNPLMMHRFWTDADHPWLFLAACLEWARYKEEGPSMISHLPISMDGSCNGYQHLSAMGLDPIGGRATNLMSGANASPTGRSDQLMPFEKPEDIYQWVSDLVCGRMEADVRRNGPNAELARQLLAIMSRDLAKNATMTTPYGVTLHTIYEDLCDKDAIKALKDPKKCAMYLAKLLVECIPEVAVEAGRIMEWLREVAGIIAKANRGMMWVTPAGFLVLHENREPQEVHLATADHRLKVYIFDEKRKIDVRKQVDGIVAHLVHSMDAAHMMLTINRLYAEGLRHFAMVHDSYGVHACDVDLLHRILREEFVRIYAEPVLQNFIDQQRKAHPGLVLPDPPPTGDLDIRQVLSSPYFFA